Proteins encoded by one window of Flagellimonas lutaonensis:
- the idi gene encoding isopentenyl-diphosphate Delta-isomerase: MKEENVILVDRNDNPIGLMPKMEAHEKALLHRAFSVFVMNDKGQTMLQQRAADKYHSPLLWTNTCCSHQREGETNIEAGKRRLREEMGFETELKELFSFIYKAPFDNGLTEHELDHVMMGRFNGTPNINPDEVADWKWMYPEEIKTDIEKSPEKYTAWFKIIFDRFYDHLIKTTAK, encoded by the coding sequence TGCCTAAAATGGAAGCCCATGAAAAAGCATTGTTGCATAGGGCGTTTTCGGTTTTTGTTATGAATGATAAGGGGCAAACAATGCTTCAACAAAGAGCGGCGGATAAGTATCACTCTCCATTGCTATGGACAAACACCTGCTGCAGCCACCAGCGAGAGGGTGAAACCAATATCGAGGCTGGAAAAAGGCGCCTACGGGAGGAAATGGGGTTTGAGACCGAATTGAAAGAGCTATTCTCATTCATTTACAAGGCACCTTTTGACAATGGCCTGACAGAGCATGAACTCGACCATGTAATGATGGGCCGTTTTAACGGAACCCCAAACATCAATCCAGATGAGGTGGCTGATTGGAAATGGATGTATCCTGAAGAAATAAAGACGGATATAGAAAAATCTCCCGAAAAGTACACCGCTTGGTTTAAGATAATCTTTGATAGGTTTTATGACCATCTCATAAAAACCACTGCAAAATGA
- a CDS encoding 6-pyruvoyl trahydropterin synthase family protein: MKVKVSRKAHFNAAHRLYRPDWTFEKNQEVFGRCNNPNYHGHNYELIVSVTGEIDQETGYVMDMKKLKDLIKAHVEEAFDHKNLNEDVPEFKNLNPTAENIAVVIFDKLRPHIGNSKELEIVLYETSRNFVTYNG; this comes from the coding sequence ATGAAGGTGAAGGTTAGCAGAAAGGCCCATTTTAATGCCGCACACCGGTTGTACAGACCTGATTGGACTTTCGAAAAAAACCAAGAGGTTTTTGGTAGGTGCAACAACCCAAATTATCATGGCCACAACTATGAACTGATAGTGAGCGTAACAGGTGAAATCGACCAAGAGACCGGATATGTGATGGACATGAAGAAGCTGAAAGACCTTATAAAGGCACATGTTGAAGAAGCCTTTGACCATAAGAATCTTAATGAGGACGTTCCAGAGTTCAAAAACTTAAACCCAACAGCAGAAAACATTGCCGTTGTGATTTTCGATAAATTACGACCACATATTGGTAATAGTAAAGAATTAGAAATTGTTTTGTACGAAACTTCTCGTAATTTTGTCACTTATAATGGATGA